GCCTTCTTCTTCTCCTCGACCGGATAAGGATTGAACCGCTCGTAGAAGGTCTCCCCCTTTTCGGCCATATCGAGCAGCAGCTTCGGTGCCTTGAACTGCGCACCGTATTTCCGCTGCAGCCCCTTGGCGATTTCGACGAATTTCGCTGCGCCCATGCCATCAATGTAGGACAGTGTTCCGCCAGTATAGGGTGCAAACCCGAAGGCAAGGATCGACCCCACATCCGCTTCACGCGGATCAGTGACAATGCGTTCCTCCATGACGCGGGCTGCCTCAAGGGCAATGGTGAAAAGGAACCGCTGCTTCAGGACATGGATATCGATCTTGTCCGGATCCTGTTGTGGGTAAAGTGTCTTCAACTCGGGCCACAAATGCTTTTTGGCGGGCTTCGCCGGATAATCGTAGAAGCCCTTGCCGTTCTTGCGACCGCGGCGGTCATATTTGTCCACCAGCGTGTTCACAAGCTCAACATGCCGCGGATCGACGGCCTTTGGTCCAAGATCCGCCAATGTGGCCTTCAGTATCTTCTGCGACAGATCAATAGCAGTCTCGTCGTTGAGCGCCAGCGGGCCGACCGGCATGCCCGCCATGCGTGCGACATTCTCGATCATCGCGGGCGGAACACCTTCGATGAGCATGTTGTAAGCTTCCGACATGTAGCGCAGAACACAGCGATTGACATAAAAGCCCCGCGTGTCATTGACCACAATGGGCGTCTTCTTGATCGCACGCACGAAGTCGAGCGCAACGGCGAGCGCCTTGTCGGCTGTCTTTTTGCCGAGGATAACCTCGACAAGCATCATTTTGTCGACCGGCGAAAAGAAGTGGATGCCGATGAAGTTCTTCGGGCGTTGTGAAACTTTCGCCAGTCCGGTGATCGGCAGCGTTGATGTATTGGATGCGAAGATGGCTGCGGGTTTCAATACCGCTTCGGCCTTTTCCGTAACCGCGCGCTTGACTTCACGATCTTCGAACACCGCCTCGATTACGAGGTCAGCTCCCTCAAGATCGGCGTAATCCGATGATGCGGTAATCTGGCCAAGCAGCCTTTCCTTCTCCTCGGCGGTCGCCTTGCCTTTCTGGATCTCCTTGGTGATAAGATCGGCAGAATGTGCTTTGCCTTTTTCGGCTGCCTCCACACTCTGGTCTATGAGCACGACCGGAATGCCTGCCTTCGCGGTGACATACGCGATGCTCGCGCCCATGAAGCCTGCGCCGACGACGCCGACCTTCTTGAATTTGGTGGGTTTGATATCGGCTGGACGGCGAGCGCCCTTGTTCAGTTCCTGCAACGAGACGAACAGTGAACGGATCATCATTCCGGCTTCTGTCGTCTGCAGTATCTTTGTGAAATAGCGCTGCTCGATCTTGAGCGCCGTGTCAAAAGGTACGAGTAGGCCCTCATAGACGGATTTCAGGATCGAGGCTGCGCCCGGATAATTGCCATAGGTCTCACGACGGAGAATTGCCGTAGCG
This is a stretch of genomic DNA from Phyllobacterium zundukense. It encodes these proteins:
- a CDS encoding 3-hydroxyacyl-CoA dehydrogenase NAD-binding domain-containing protein — translated: MSYTNFKFDVDADGIALVTWDMPDKSMNVFTEEVMKELDAIVDRVTKDEAIKGAVITSGKDTFSGGADLTMLKRMFQLFQEEKAKDPKKAVELLFENTGKMGGLFRKLETCGKPWVSAINGTCMGGAFEMSLACHGRVVSDDPSVKMALPEVKVGIFPGAGGTQRVPRLTNQQDALQMMTTGSSLTASRAKAMGLVHEIVPAKKLVESAKKMIKAGLKPVQPWDEKGFKLPGGAIYSPAGANLWPAATAILRRETYGNYPGAASILKSVYEGLLVPFDTALKIEQRYFTKILQTTEAGMMIRSLFVSLQELNKGARRPADIKPTKFKKVGVVGAGFMGASIAYVTAKAGIPVVLIDQSVEAAEKGKAHSADLITKEIQKGKATAEEKERLLGQITASSDYADLEGADLVIEAVFEDREVKRAVTEKAEAVLKPAAIFASNTSTLPITGLAKVSQRPKNFIGIHFFSPVDKMMLVEVILGKKTADKALAVALDFVRAIKKTPIVVNDTRGFYVNRCVLRYMSEAYNMLIEGVPPAMIENVARMAGMPVGPLALNDETAIDLSQKILKATLADLGPKAVDPRHVELVNTLVDKYDRRGRKNGKGFYDYPAKPAKKHLWPELKTLYPQQDPDKIDIHVLKQRFLFTIALEAARVMEERIVTDPREADVGSILAFGFAPYTGGTLSYIDGMGAAKFVEIAKGLQRKYGAQFKAPKLLLDMAEKGETFYERFNPYPVEEKKKAA